Proteins from a single region of Streptomyces sp. HUAS 15-9:
- the sbnB gene encoding 2,3-diaminopropionate biosynthesis protein SbnB, translating to MSNTLSPATRRTKPHAATTPTFAVISGAQVQQALAGREKEIVELVESTYRLHGAGDSVNPPSYFLRFPDRPTSRIIALPASIGGEDHVDGLKWISSFPDNVTAGLPRASAVLILNDHDTGYPFACLESSIISATRTAASAALAADWLSRNRPRPTRIGFFGTGLIARYIHTFLAGTGWSFDTIGVHDVSADSAAGFTGYLRQTDTTAQVQVHDTAEDLIRSSDLVVFATVAGEPHVTDQAWFAHHPLVLHVSLRDLAPEILLASANIVDDVEHCLKADTSPHLAEQLTGSRDFLDGTLDDVMSARHILPTDRTVIFSPFGLGVLDLAVGKYVYDEVARAGQLRLIDNFFHDLRRYG from the coding sequence ATGAGCAACACACTGTCACCCGCCACACGGCGGACCAAGCCCCACGCGGCCACGACGCCGACGTTCGCGGTGATCTCCGGCGCACAGGTGCAACAGGCACTCGCCGGCCGCGAGAAGGAGATCGTGGAGCTCGTCGAGTCCACCTACCGGCTGCACGGCGCCGGAGACTCGGTCAACCCCCCGTCGTACTTCCTGCGCTTCCCCGACCGCCCCACGTCGCGGATCATCGCGCTGCCCGCCTCCATCGGCGGCGAGGACCATGTGGACGGCCTGAAGTGGATCTCCAGCTTCCCGGACAATGTGACGGCGGGCCTGCCACGGGCCTCCGCGGTCCTCATCCTCAACGACCATGACACCGGCTACCCGTTCGCCTGCCTGGAGAGCTCCATCATCAGCGCCACGCGAACCGCGGCATCCGCCGCACTGGCAGCCGACTGGCTCAGCCGCAACCGGCCCCGCCCCACCCGGATCGGATTCTTCGGTACGGGCCTGATCGCCCGCTACATCCACACCTTCCTGGCCGGCACCGGCTGGTCGTTCGACACGATCGGTGTGCACGATGTGTCCGCCGACAGCGCCGCCGGCTTCACCGGATATCTGCGGCAGACCGACACCACGGCACAGGTCCAGGTCCACGACACCGCCGAGGACCTGATCCGCTCCAGCGACCTGGTGGTCTTCGCCACCGTCGCCGGCGAGCCGCATGTCACCGACCAGGCCTGGTTCGCGCACCACCCGCTCGTCCTGCATGTGTCCCTGCGCGACCTCGCCCCGGAGATCCTGCTCGCCTCGGCCAACATCGTCGACGACGTCGAGCACTGCCTGAAGGCGGACACCTCACCGCATCTGGCCGAACAGCTCACCGGCAGCCGCGACTTCCTCGACGGCACCCTCGACGACGTCATGTCCGCACGGCACATTCTGCCGACCGACCGGACGGTGATCTTCTCGCCCTTCGGACTCGGCGTCCTCGACCTCGCCGTCGGCAAGTACGTCTACGACGAGGTGGCCCGGGCGGGACAACTCCGCCTCATCGACAACTTCTTCCACGACCTGCGCCGGTACGGCTGA
- a CDS encoding vWA domain-containing protein yields MTTDAPGTLDFDKLFAARLHAARVRPYLATALFALHPVESRRVPTMAVDRYWRCYVSPVFVDRMPVEELAGVWVHEVSHLLRDHHGRSDRVARERGLTGPGERLRMNIAADLEINDDVFGHGLVQPEDAVRPESMGLPEGELMEDYLRLFRLGPWLDNLSWLDCGSGADGLDREWDLGPDGAHGLSEQERDGVRFRVAQGINGRPGNAPKGWRRWAEEAFHPPQPWRELLGAAVRSAASGSGAGEDYSYGRLSRRSASVPGTVLPSLRRMPPRVAVVIDTSGSVSDAELGSALLEVTAISRAVGGRRDLVTVLPCDASARIVHPLCRGEGIPLMGGGGTDLRTGFARALRARPRPDVIVALTDGQTPWPTTRPPCRTVVGLFPRSRPSWDEGDPDHVPDSPPAWARVVDIG; encoded by the coding sequence ATGACGACGGACGCGCCCGGGACGCTGGACTTCGACAAGCTCTTTGCCGCCCGGCTGCACGCCGCCCGCGTCCGGCCGTACTTGGCGACGGCGCTGTTCGCCCTGCACCCCGTCGAGTCGCGGCGGGTACCGACGATGGCCGTCGACCGGTACTGGCGGTGCTATGTCTCGCCGGTGTTCGTGGACCGGATGCCGGTGGAGGAACTGGCCGGGGTCTGGGTGCACGAGGTGTCGCATCTGTTGCGCGACCACCACGGGCGCAGTGACAGGGTCGCCCGGGAGCGTGGGCTGACCGGTCCTGGGGAACGGCTGCGGATGAACATCGCCGCGGATCTGGAGATCAACGACGATGTGTTCGGTCATGGGCTGGTCCAGCCCGAAGACGCTGTCCGGCCGGAGTCGATGGGGCTGCCCGAAGGGGAGCTCATGGAGGACTATCTGCGCCTGTTCCGGCTCGGACCGTGGCTGGACAACCTCTCCTGGCTGGACTGCGGCAGCGGTGCCGATGGGCTGGACCGGGAGTGGGACCTGGGTCCGGACGGCGCGCACGGGCTGAGTGAGCAGGAGCGGGACGGCGTCCGGTTCCGGGTGGCGCAGGGCATCAACGGCCGTCCCGGCAACGCCCCGAAGGGGTGGCGGCGCTGGGCGGAGGAGGCGTTCCATCCGCCGCAGCCGTGGCGGGAGTTGCTGGGGGCCGCGGTCCGCTCGGCGGCGTCCGGCTCCGGCGCGGGCGAGGACTACTCGTACGGCCGGCTGTCGCGGCGCTCGGCCTCGGTGCCCGGCACGGTGCTCCCGAGCCTGAGGCGGATGCCGCCCCGGGTCGCCGTGGTCATCGACACGTCCGGGTCGGTCAGCGACGCCGAACTGGGCAGCGCGCTCCTGGAGGTCACCGCGATCTCCCGGGCCGTGGGCGGCCGCCGTGACCTGGTCACCGTGTTGCCGTGCGACGCGTCGGCCCGGATCGTGCACCCGCTGTGCCGTGGTGAGGGCATTCCGCTGATGGGCGGTGGCGGCACAGATCTGCGCACGGGCTTCGCCAGGGCCCTGCGCGCCCGGCCGCGGCCGGATGTCATCGTGGCCCTCACCGACGGACAGACCCCGTGGCCGACCACGCGTCCGCCGTGCCGGACCGTGGTGGGTCTGTTTCCTCGCTCACGGCCGTCGTGGGACGAGGGCGATCCCGACCATGTGCCGGATTCACCACCCGCGTGGGCGCGGGTGGTCGACATCGGGTGA
- the sbnA gene encoding 2,3-diaminopropionate biosynthesis protein SbnA produces MPVISAPQAFNEGALYVDLESILGVRFYLKCEGFNFAGSIKLKAANEMVESAEREGILTPDSILVESSSGNLGVALSMIAASKGYRFLCVTDSRCNLSTRLLMEALGSEVHIVADLDSNGGFLGKRIDYVRSLCASDDRYVWLSQYTNPGNWRAHFLTTAPEIATQFPQLDVLFIGAGTTGTLMGCARYFRRWHRPVRIVAVDSVGSVAFGGEPGRRMIPGLGMSMRPPLLNEAYVDEVIRVEEADTIRMCHRLARRGFLFGGSTGTVVSGALDWLTRHDTRDITAVAVAPDLGERYLDTIYQINWLQDLYGDDILDSEALTASRKAKTVSQESARRRRS; encoded by the coding sequence GTGCCCGTCATATCCGCGCCGCAAGCCTTCAACGAAGGCGCGCTCTACGTCGACCTCGAGTCGATCCTCGGGGTGCGTTTCTACCTGAAGTGCGAGGGCTTCAACTTCGCCGGCTCCATCAAGCTGAAGGCGGCGAACGAGATGGTGGAGAGCGCCGAGCGTGAGGGAATCCTGACGCCCGACTCGATCCTCGTCGAGTCCTCGTCGGGAAACCTGGGAGTGGCGCTCAGCATGATCGCCGCGAGCAAGGGATACCGGTTCCTGTGTGTGACGGACTCCCGCTGCAACCTGTCCACCCGTCTGCTGATGGAGGCGCTGGGCAGCGAGGTGCACATCGTGGCCGACCTCGACTCCAACGGCGGCTTCCTCGGCAAACGGATCGACTACGTCCGTTCGCTGTGCGCGTCCGACGACCGGTACGTGTGGCTCAGTCAGTACACCAACCCCGGCAACTGGCGGGCGCACTTCCTCACCACCGCCCCGGAGATCGCCACTCAGTTCCCGCAGCTCGATGTGCTGTTCATCGGGGCGGGCACCACCGGAACCCTGATGGGCTGCGCCCGCTACTTCCGGCGGTGGCACCGCCCCGTGCGGATCGTCGCCGTCGACAGCGTAGGCTCCGTGGCCTTCGGCGGGGAGCCGGGCCGCCGGATGATTCCGGGCCTGGGCATGAGCATGCGCCCACCGCTGCTGAACGAGGCGTACGTGGACGAGGTGATCCGGGTCGAGGAGGCCGACACCATCCGTATGTGCCACCGGCTGGCCCGGCGCGGGTTCCTGTTCGGCGGCTCCACGGGAACGGTGGTGAGCGGCGCGCTGGACTGGCTGACCCGGCACGACACCCGGGACATCACCGCGGTGGCCGTCGCGCCGGACCTCGGCGAGCGCTATCTCGACACCATCTACCAGATCAACTGGCTCCAGGACCTGTACGGGGACGACATCCTCGACTCCGAGGCCCTGACCGCCTCCCGCAAGGCCAAGACGGTCTCACAGGAGTCGGCACGCCGACGCAGATCCTGA
- a CDS encoding Pls/PosA family non-ribosomal peptide synthetase, with translation MVEQSSGVHISGTSASVVDRLAEVLADVTSVERVPVDGHFFDDLGANSLVMAQFCARVRKIPDLPSASMKDIYRNPTIERLAAALAVTDPAPAASSLLSKPSAQPAAPTPVTLASRPTYVLCGTAQLLFFLAYSLVFGVVTARGYEWVATGSDLADIYLRSLAFGGLGFLAMCLFPIAAKWILIGRWKPREFPVWGLTYLRFWLVKVLLHGNPMVLFIGNPLYVLYLRALGAHIGKGVTILSRTVPVCTDLITIGAGTVIRKDSFFVGYRAHAGRIQTGRVTLGRDAFIGEKSVLDIDTAVGDRAQLGHSSALHRGQSIPDGERWHGSPAEPTEVDHVRVAPARCGTARRVWFGLGTLFQLFLLYIPLAVGGLYMLFSVVPALGSRLGPDSAGITTGTLLSDALLLSFVTFFGFVVLGLAALFTVPRLVARAIKPDKVYPLYGFHYALHLATARMTNIKFFAWLFGDSSFIVYYLRGLGYDLSKVEQTGSNFGTEVQHETPFLASIGSGTMVADGLSIANAEFSSTSFRVSRTTIGPHNFLGNNIVYPAGGRTGDNCLLATKVLIPLDGEIRQGVGLLGSPSFEIPRSVERDSRFDDLRTGDTLRHRLAAKNRYNLRSMAVMLFVRWLFTFALTLFALQSVEVYGWLGHAVIALYLACTLAFTALYYVLLERCITSFRALRPKLCSIYDPYFWWHERLWKVPDHYLNIFNGTPFKTLIWRMTGARVGSRVFDDGCYMTERTLSTIGDGCTLNAGSKIQCHSQEDGTFKSDTTTLGAGCTLGVGAHVHYGVTMGDGAVLAADSFLMKGEEVPPNARWGGNPAVDMPDASEQSCGIGPATALPAPNGAAKTMS, from the coding sequence ATGGTCGAGCAGTCCTCCGGGGTCCATATATCCGGGACGAGCGCGTCGGTCGTCGACCGACTTGCGGAAGTGCTGGCAGATGTCACTTCCGTGGAACGAGTTCCGGTCGACGGTCACTTCTTCGACGACCTCGGTGCCAACTCGCTGGTGATGGCGCAATTCTGTGCGCGGGTCAGGAAAATACCGGACCTGCCGTCCGCGTCCATGAAGGACATCTACCGGAACCCGACGATCGAAAGACTCGCCGCGGCTCTCGCGGTGACGGATCCCGCTCCCGCCGCCTCGTCGCTTCTCTCGAAGCCATCGGCGCAGCCGGCCGCACCGACGCCGGTCACGCTGGCGAGCCGGCCCACCTATGTCCTGTGCGGAACAGCCCAGTTGTTGTTCTTCCTGGCATACTCCCTGGTCTTCGGAGTCGTCACCGCCCGCGGCTACGAATGGGTCGCGACCGGTTCGGACCTGGCCGACATCTATCTGCGCTCGCTGGCCTTCGGCGGCCTCGGTTTTCTGGCGATGTGCCTGTTCCCGATCGCCGCCAAATGGATTCTCATCGGCCGCTGGAAACCCCGTGAGTTCCCCGTCTGGGGTCTGACCTATCTGCGTTTCTGGCTCGTCAAGGTACTGCTCCACGGCAATCCGATGGTCCTCTTCATCGGGAATCCGCTGTATGTGCTGTACCTCCGGGCGCTCGGCGCACACATCGGCAAGGGAGTCACGATCCTCTCCCGCACCGTCCCGGTCTGCACCGACCTCATCACCATCGGGGCCGGCACGGTGATCCGCAAGGACTCGTTCTTCGTCGGCTACCGGGCCCACGCGGGTCGTATCCAGACCGGCAGGGTCACCCTCGGCCGGGATGCGTTCATCGGGGAGAAGTCGGTCCTCGACATCGATACGGCCGTGGGCGACCGGGCGCAGCTCGGTCACTCGTCCGCCCTGCACCGCGGTCAGTCGATCCCGGACGGAGAGCGCTGGCACGGATCCCCGGCGGAGCCCACCGAGGTCGACCATGTGCGGGTCGCTCCGGCGAGGTGCGGCACCGCGCGCCGGGTCTGGTTCGGCCTGGGCACCCTGTTCCAGTTGTTCCTCCTCTACATACCGCTGGCCGTCGGCGGGCTGTACATGCTGTTCTCCGTGGTTCCGGCGCTGGGCTCACGACTGGGACCGGACTCGGCCGGAATCACGACGGGAACGCTGCTCAGCGACGCGCTGCTGCTGTCCTTCGTGACGTTCTTCGGGTTCGTCGTCCTGGGCCTCGCCGCGCTGTTCACCGTTCCGCGGTTGGTGGCCCGGGCCATCAAACCCGACAAGGTCTATCCCCTGTACGGCTTTCACTACGCGCTGCACCTGGCGACGGCGCGCATGACGAACATCAAGTTCTTCGCCTGGCTCTTCGGTGACAGCTCGTTCATCGTGTACTACCTGCGCGGTCTCGGGTACGACCTGTCCAAGGTCGAGCAGACCGGCTCGAACTTCGGCACCGAGGTGCAGCACGAGACCCCGTTCCTGGCCTCCATCGGCAGCGGAACCATGGTGGCCGACGGACTCTCCATCGCCAACGCGGAGTTCTCCAGCACATCCTTCCGGGTGTCCCGGACGACGATCGGTCCGCACAACTTCCTCGGCAACAACATCGTCTACCCGGCCGGCGGCAGAACGGGCGACAACTGCCTTCTCGCGACGAAGGTGTTGATCCCTCTCGACGGCGAGATCCGCCAAGGCGTGGGTCTCCTCGGATCGCCCAGCTTCGAGATACCCCGGTCGGTGGAACGGGATTCACGGTTCGACGACCTCAGGACCGGGGACACCCTGCGCCACCGTCTCGCCGCGAAGAACCGCTACAACCTTCGCTCGATGGCCGTCATGCTGTTCGTGCGGTGGCTGTTCACCTTCGCGCTCACGCTGTTCGCCCTGCAGTCCGTCGAAGTGTACGGCTGGCTCGGACATGCGGTGATCGCCCTGTATCTGGCCTGCACGCTCGCCTTCACCGCCCTCTACTACGTGCTGCTGGAGCGCTGCATCACCTCGTTCCGCGCACTGCGCCCCAAACTGTGCTCCATCTACGACCCGTACTTCTGGTGGCACGAGCGCCTGTGGAAGGTCCCGGACCACTACCTGAACATCTTCAACGGGACCCCCTTCAAGACCCTGATCTGGCGGATGACCGGTGCCCGCGTCGGCAGCAGGGTGTTCGACGACGGCTGCTACATGACCGAGCGGACGCTCAGCACCATCGGCGACGGCTGCACCCTGAACGCCGGGAGCAAGATCCAGTGCCACTCTCAGGAGGACGGCACCTTCAAGTCCGACACCACCACGCTCGGTGCCGGGTGCACGCTCGGCGTCGGCGCCCATGTGCACTACGGCGTGACGATGGGCGACGGTGCCGTACTGGCGGCCGACTCCTTCCTCATGAAGGGCGAGGAAGTCCCCCCGAACGCACGGTGGGGCGGCAACCCCGCCGTGGACATGCCCGACGCCTCCGAACAGTCCTGTGGCATCGGCCCGGCAACCGCACTGCCCGCGCCCAACGGCGCCGCGAAGACGATGAGTTGA
- a CDS encoding non-ribosomal peptide synthetase — protein MGARVEADREFWTGVLTAGGFTAVPRWVRQPVASVAEYEAAVPQDVAAAVRGLARESGVPLSAVLLAAHAKVLTALSGEREVVTGYAAGARGGPLPCRLTVAPGTWRALLSRAHHVEAELLAFRDFPVTELRRELGVTGPSYEIVFDPAGAESGLVDEAALGVAWCDEGGRLFVRLRYRTQTLDSECAARIGGYHLAALRLMTDDIDADHSRQSLLSDDEVHEQLDGLAGPHRRLPQGRAHELFEQRVRAHPQAVAAVHGEREWTYTELNARANRLARALVRRGLGREDVVAVVTERNLDWLAAVLAVFKAGGVYLPIEPHFPPGRITATLARAECRLVLTEPGSTDTLDEALTGLPGVEKLLIEAACAEQHVDGDLGLKVTADQLAYIYFTSGSTGEPKGAMCEHAGMLNHLYAKIDDLDIAQGHVVAQTAPQCFDISLWQLISALLVGGRTLLVPQDAITDVERFLDTIVRGRARAVQVVPSYLEVVVSYLERHPRELPDLRCVSVTGEALKRELVQRWFAIQPGIKLVNAYGLTETSDDTNHEVMTEVPERVLLGRAVNNVHVHVVDEHLSLVPLGAPGLIAFSGVCVGRGYVNDPERTREAYRDNPYFPGERLYLGGDWGRWHPGGKLEFLGRRDNQVKIRGFRIEIGEIENTLLRVKGVRDGAVVVAERADQSKHLIAFYTGRRQETEALREALGAALPAYMVPSAFHWQSGLPLTPNGKTDKKALTALAEQTQPTAESETVGQPDRCALTPTERKLAAAWAELLGVPEERIGRRDHFFDSGGTSLSAVKLTIALDRAVSLKDITRHPVLADLAALLDGAGHKRQELLQPLSDAGAAPECALVCFPYAGGNAVNYQPMATALAGSGTAVYAVELPGHDLAAHNEPFAALTQVAEQVVTEITALGPARVLLWGHSSGAALAVETARRLQERGTEVSRVFLGAQLPGTAADRRAAVDELTGRSDAEIAARLTADSGYTELGELNAQHARHIGAAYRHDCVSAHRYFADALEDPPAVKLSAPVTVVIAADDPSTPGPRDRHRAWQLLAEHVDLSELTDGGHYFLRTRPAEAAQIVLGAAESLASS, from the coding sequence ATGGGAGCGCGCGTGGAGGCCGACCGGGAGTTCTGGACCGGCGTGCTGACCGCCGGTGGTTTCACCGCCGTACCGCGGTGGGTCCGCCAGCCGGTGGCCTCAGTGGCCGAGTACGAGGCGGCGGTCCCGCAGGACGTCGCGGCGGCGGTGCGCGGGCTGGCCCGGGAGTCGGGTGTCCCGCTGAGCGCGGTACTGCTGGCCGCCCATGCCAAGGTGCTGACCGCGCTGTCCGGTGAGCGGGAAGTGGTGACGGGTTATGCCGCCGGGGCCCGGGGCGGCCCGCTGCCCTGCCGGCTGACCGTCGCACCGGGGACCTGGCGCGCGCTGCTGTCGCGGGCTCATCACGTCGAGGCCGAACTGCTGGCGTTCCGCGACTTCCCGGTGACCGAGCTGCGCCGGGAGCTGGGGGTGACCGGACCGTCGTACGAGATCGTGTTCGATCCCGCCGGGGCCGAGAGCGGGCTGGTCGACGAGGCCGCACTCGGTGTCGCCTGGTGCGACGAGGGCGGGCGGCTGTTCGTACGGCTGCGGTACCGCACCCAGACGCTGGACTCCGAGTGCGCGGCCCGGATCGGGGGCTACCACCTGGCCGCACTGCGGTTGATGACGGATGACATCGATGCCGATCACTCGCGGCAGAGCCTCCTGTCGGACGACGAGGTGCATGAGCAGCTCGACGGGCTGGCCGGACCTCACCGCAGACTCCCGCAGGGCCGGGCACACGAACTGTTCGAGCAGCGGGTACGCGCGCATCCGCAGGCGGTGGCGGCGGTCCACGGCGAGCGCGAGTGGACGTACACGGAGCTCAATGCACGTGCCAACCGGCTGGCGCGGGCGCTGGTGCGGCGGGGACTGGGCCGGGAAGACGTCGTCGCGGTGGTCACCGAACGCAATCTCGACTGGCTGGCCGCGGTACTGGCGGTGTTCAAGGCCGGAGGCGTGTACCTGCCGATCGAACCGCACTTCCCCCCCGGCCGTATCACCGCGACCCTCGCGCGCGCCGAATGCCGGCTGGTGCTGACCGAGCCCGGCAGCACCGACACCCTCGACGAGGCCCTCACCGGCCTGCCCGGAGTCGAGAAGCTGCTCATCGAGGCGGCCTGCGCGGAGCAACACGTCGACGGCGACCTCGGGTTGAAGGTCACCGCCGATCAACTGGCGTACATCTACTTCACCTCCGGCTCCACCGGCGAACCGAAGGGAGCGATGTGCGAGCACGCGGGCATGCTCAACCACCTGTACGCCAAGATCGACGACCTGGACATCGCCCAGGGGCACGTGGTGGCGCAGACGGCACCGCAGTGCTTCGACATCTCCCTGTGGCAGCTGATCTCCGCGCTGCTGGTCGGCGGGCGGACGCTGCTGGTCCCGCAGGACGCGATCACGGACGTGGAGCGGTTCCTCGACACGATCGTCCGCGGCCGTGCCCGCGCGGTGCAGGTCGTGCCCTCCTACCTGGAAGTGGTGGTGTCGTATCTCGAACGGCACCCCCGGGAGCTGCCGGACCTGCGGTGTGTGTCGGTGACCGGTGAGGCGCTCAAACGGGAGCTGGTCCAGCGCTGGTTCGCGATCCAGCCGGGCATCAAGCTGGTCAACGCCTATGGCCTGACCGAGACTTCGGACGACACCAACCACGAGGTCATGACCGAGGTGCCCGAACGCGTGCTGCTGGGCCGCGCGGTCAACAACGTGCACGTCCACGTCGTCGACGAGCACCTGTCACTCGTACCGCTGGGCGCACCAGGACTGATCGCGTTCTCCGGTGTCTGCGTGGGGCGGGGGTATGTCAACGACCCCGAACGGACCCGCGAGGCGTACCGGGACAACCCCTACTTCCCGGGGGAACGGCTCTACCTCGGCGGTGACTGGGGCCGCTGGCATCCCGGCGGCAAGCTGGAGTTCCTCGGCCGACGCGACAACCAGGTCAAGATCCGCGGCTTCAGGATCGAGATCGGAGAGATCGAGAACACCCTCCTGCGGGTGAAGGGCGTGCGGGACGGCGCCGTGGTCGTCGCCGAGCGGGCCGACCAGAGCAAGCACCTCATCGCCTTCTACACCGGCCGCCGTCAGGAGACCGAGGCACTGCGCGAGGCGCTCGGTGCGGCACTGCCCGCCTACATGGTCCCCTCGGCCTTCCACTGGCAGTCGGGCCTGCCGCTGACCCCCAACGGCAAGACCGACAAGAAGGCCCTGACCGCGCTCGCCGAACAGACGCAGCCGACCGCCGAGAGCGAGACCGTCGGGCAGCCCGACCGCTGCGCCCTCACCCCCACCGAGCGGAAGCTGGCGGCCGCCTGGGCGGAACTGCTAGGGGTTCCCGAGGAACGCATCGGCCGAAGAGACCACTTCTTCGACTCCGGAGGCACCTCACTGTCGGCGGTGAAACTCACCATCGCCCTCGACCGCGCGGTGTCCCTCAAGGACATCACCCGGCACCCGGTGCTCGCCGACCTGGCCGCGCTCCTCGACGGCGCCGGCCACAAGCGCCAGGAACTGCTCCAGCCACTGTCCGACGCGGGCGCCGCGCCGGAGTGCGCACTGGTCTGCTTCCCCTACGCGGGCGGCAACGCCGTCAACTACCAGCCCATGGCCACCGCCCTGGCGGGCAGCGGGACCGCGGTCTACGCGGTGGAGCTGCCCGGTCACGACCTGGCCGCCCACAACGAGCCGTTCGCGGCGCTCACCCAGGTGGCCGAACAGGTCGTCACCGAGATCACCGCACTCGGCCCGGCCAGGGTCCTGCTGTGGGGCCACTCCTCGGGCGCGGCCCTCGCCGTGGAGACGGCGCGACGACTGCAGGAACGGGGGACCGAGGTCTCCCGGGTGTTCCTCGGCGCGCAGCTGCCCGGCACCGCCGCCGACCGCCGCGCCGCCGTCGACGAGCTGACCGGCCGCAGCGACGCCGAGATCGCCGCCCGGCTGACGGCCGACAGCGGCTACACCGAACTCGGTGAACTCAACGCACAGCACGCCCGGCACATCGGCGCCGCCTACCGCCACGACTGCGTGTCCGCGCACCGCTACTTCGCCGACGCCCTGGAGGACCCGCCGGCTGTGAAGCTGTCCGCACCGGTCACCGTGGTCATCGCCGCCGACGACCCGAGTACGCCCGGCCCCCGCGACCGGCACCGCGCCTGGCAGCTGCTGGCCGAGCACGTGGACCTTAGCGAACTCACCGACGGCGGCCACTACTTCCTGCGCACCCGTCCGGCCGAAGCCGCGCAGATTGTCCTGGGCGCGGCCGAATCGCTCGCCTCCTCCTGA
- a CDS encoding TauD/TfdA family dioxygenase → MSSSPLAAPLDVELKPDRPPILHIDSPGDAASWAAQYREALRAQVTEHGALLVRGLGLRETDQVGAVFGALSGGLMTEREAFAPREAYGPGLYSSTAWPANQPMCMHHELSYTVEVPGLMLFACLTAPAEGGATAVADAEQMLQALPTTLSERFEHEGWLLTRSYNDEIGASLAESFGTDDPAAVERYCGAHAIDFAWQPDGSLRTRQRRSAVVRHPVTGRRCWFNQIAFLNEWTLAPEVREYLVDVYGDEGLPFNTRFGDGTPIDEDVVQLLNSTYEEHTRREPWQAGDLMLVDNIRTAHSREPYGGERQVLVGMAEPCRLSDCAPTPEASRR, encoded by the coding sequence ATGTCGTCCTCACCGCTGGCCGCACCACTCGACGTGGAGCTGAAACCGGACAGACCTCCGATCCTGCACATCGACTCCCCCGGCGACGCTGCGAGTTGGGCGGCCCAGTACCGCGAGGCACTGCGTGCGCAGGTGACCGAGCACGGCGCACTGCTCGTCCGCGGCCTGGGACTGCGCGAGACGGATCAGGTCGGTGCCGTCTTCGGCGCCCTGTCGGGCGGTCTGATGACGGAGCGAGAAGCCTTCGCCCCCCGAGAGGCGTACGGCCCGGGGCTGTACTCCTCGACGGCCTGGCCGGCCAACCAGCCGATGTGCATGCACCACGAACTGAGCTACACCGTCGAGGTTCCCGGCCTGATGCTGTTCGCGTGTCTGACCGCCCCCGCCGAGGGCGGGGCGACCGCGGTCGCCGACGCCGAACAGATGCTCCAGGCGCTGCCCACCACACTGAGCGAGCGGTTCGAGCACGAGGGCTGGCTGCTCACCCGCAGCTACAACGACGAGATCGGGGCGTCCCTCGCGGAGTCCTTCGGCACCGACGACCCCGCCGCCGTCGAACGCTACTGCGGGGCCCATGCCATCGACTTCGCCTGGCAGCCCGACGGCTCACTGCGCACCCGGCAGCGCCGCAGCGCCGTGGTGCGGCACCCGGTCACCGGCCGGCGCTGCTGGTTCAACCAGATCGCCTTCCTCAACGAGTGGACGCTGGCCCCGGAGGTGCGCGAGTACCTCGTGGACGTCTACGGCGACGAGGGCCTGCCGTTCAACACCCGCTTCGGAGACGGCACTCCGATCGACGAGGACGTCGTCCAGCTCCTCAACTCCACCTACGAGGAGCACACCCGCCGCGAGCCCTGGCAGGCCGGTGACCTGATGCTCGTGGACAACATCCGCACCGCACACAGCAGAGAGCCCTACGGCGGAGAACGTCAGGTGCTGGTCGGCATGGCCGAGCCCTGCCGCCTGAGCGACTGCGCCCCGACCCCGGAGGCAAGCCGGCGATGA